GAAACTGCCGATTTCCTGCACGCCGAGCCTGAAGACCAGGATGTACATGATGATGATGGCGAGCAGAAATCTGGGGATGGTCATCCCGAGGAACGAGATGAAGCCGAAAAGCGTGTCGACCCAGCTATATTGTCGGGTCGCGGCGATGACGCCGAGCGTTATCCCGAGGATCGTCGCGAGGATGTGGCAGGTCAGCGCCAGCGCGATGGTGCGCGGCAGCCGTTCCGCGACCACGTCGCCCACGGGCTTGTTGTAATAGAGCGAATGACCGAAATCGAAGCGGGTGACGATGCCCTTGACCCAGTTGAGATACTGGACGGGCAGCGGGTCGTTGAGCCCGTTGGCCTGGCGGTAAGCCTCGGCCTGCAGTTCGGCCTCCTCGGCGGTGGCGCCGCCCTGGTTCATGAGCATGGAGCGGATGTAGTCGCCATAGTCGCCGGGCGGGGCCTGGATGATGGCGAAGGTCACGACGCTGAGCAGAAACAGGACAGGTATGGCCGATAGGATGCGGACTACCAGGAAGCGCAGGATCACGGGTCGTCTCCGGTCTGGGTCAGGGGGACAAGGGGGCCGCGGCTCCCTTGTCCGTCACGATTGGAGGACGATCGCTTAGTTGATCGGACCGTTGCCCTTGCCGGGCGCGCCCGGGAGGGTGTTCGGGTGCAGTTCATAGGCCTGCTGCTTGTCGCCAGGCACGAACACGCGCTCGC
The sequence above is a segment of the Paradevosia shaoguanensis genome. Coding sequences within it:
- a CDS encoding ABC transporter permease, with translation MLRFLVVRILSAIPVLFLLSVVTFAIIQAPPGDYGDYIRSMLMNQGGATAEEAELQAEAYRQANGLNDPLPVQYLNWVKGIVTRFDFGHSLYYNKPVGDVVAERLPRTIALALTCHILATILGITLGVIAATRQYSWVDTLFGFISFLGMTIPRFLLAIIIMYILVFRLGVQEIGSFNSVRYGGQPWSWDKFVDLLAHVWPVIFIATLGGLAYNMRVMRANLLDVLNAQYVETARAKGLPEGAVIMKHAVPNALHPLIAYQGVALPYMLTGEIEVAIVFGLATVGPAIVGSMAVGDVWVTATFVMVLAATLIVGNIIADLLLAIVDPRVRLGGARE